From one Malus sylvestris chromosome 1, drMalSylv7.2, whole genome shotgun sequence genomic stretch:
- the LOC126632149 gene encoding AT-rich interactive domain-containing protein 1-like isoform X2 → MISNGQRVDLLKLFWVVRRRGGFRVLSEIGVWDSVAEECGLGLSLGWAVKLVYVKYLYLLEKFIEKKDLEWSLASSDIDLGEHLMALQEELTEFFSDMSDQKLKDGGYPHVELSSKSFKDSNEVESAVADSDRLKISGVSEEFLDLDTMSVANVLNAGKFGNGNVPLSGCGMKYFVDLTNSMEDDDKLCDNNEVKSEMGESGRGKKNYDIGEEVMILDPSAVEEVNSFCKRKRESFGGSEVGELRRGKKNHSSDEHVMILDASTVEEKSPFCEAKQESLCMLNWVKMIAKDPCDPSVGSLPERSKWKFFGKEENWMQVLQAREAIFLKRNADSGPEQSNWQKNQRMHPSMYDDNFGSAYNLRERLRLEKKLLSDGRTPQSGPCSESSSASDLDKNSPGMAGMEDELRGTSDYSPSHIPLGSNYQAQLPEWTGEASESESKWLGSRIWPLEKPEHRHLIERDPIGKGRQESCGCQVPGSIECVRFHISEKRLRVKRELGAAFYHWEFNQMGEEVGLPWTAEEGKKFEALVKSNPLSIGLRFWDEIYRTFTKKSRRELVSYYFNVFLLQRRGYQNRFTPNNIDSDDEELESESMTNGFGNDEHKSSKSILKSPHKPHAKHRKEASRPF, encoded by the exons ATGATCAGTAATGGGCAGCGGGTGGATTTGCTCAAGCTATTTTGGGTTGTAAGAAGGCGAGGTGGGTTTCGTGTTCTTTCAGAAATCGGGGTTTGGGATTCAGTGGCAGAAGAGTGTGGCTTGGGTTTGAGTCTTGGCTGGGCTGTGAAATTGGTTTATGTTAAGTATTTGTATTTGCTAGAGAAGTTTATAGAAAAGAAGGACTTGGAATGGAGTTTGGCTAGTAGTGATATTGATTTGGGTGAGCATTTGATGGCTTTGCAGGAGGAGTTAACAGAGTTCTTCTCAGATATGTCTGACCAAAAATTGAAAGACGGGGGTTACCCGCATGTTGAATTGTCATCTAAGAGTTTTAAAGATAGTAATGAGGTGGAAAGTGCAGTAGCAGATTCGGATAGGCTCAAGATAAGTGGTGTTAGTGAGGAATTTCTGGATTTGGATACGATGAGTGTGGCAAATGTTTTGAATGCTGGAAAATTTGGCAATGGTAATGTGCCTTTGTCAGGTTGTGGCATGAAATATTTTGTGGATTTGACGAATAGCATGGAGGATGATGACAAGTTGTGTGACAATAATGAGGTAAAAAGTGAGATGGGGGAATCGGGGAGAGGTAAGAAAAATTATGACATTGGTGAAGAAGTCATGATTTTGGATCCATCTGCTGTTGAAGAAGTGAACTCTTTCTGTAAAAGGAAGCGAGAGTCATTCGGTGGAAGTGAGGTGGGGGAATTGCGTAGAGGGAAGAAAAATCACAGTAGCGATGAACATGTAATGATTTTGGATGCCTCAACGGTTGAAGAAAAGAGTCCTTTTTGCGAAGCAAAGCAAGAATCACTGTGTATgctgaattgggttaaaatgaTTGCAAAGGATCCTTGTGATCCTTCAGTTGGTTCATTACCAGAGAGGTCAAAGTGGAAGTTCTTCGGGAAGGAGGAGAACTGGATGCAGGTTTTGCAGGCTCGAGAAGCTATCTTTCTGAAGAGGAATGCTGATTCAGGTCCTGAACAGTCTAACTGGCAG AAGAATCAGAGGATGCATCCAAGCATGTACGATGATAATTTTGGCTCCGCTTACAATCTTAGAGAGAGGCTAAGGTTGGAGAAGAAGCTTCTTTCAGACGGGAGAACACCACAATCAGGACCTTGTTCAGAGTCATCCTCGGCCAGTGACTTGGACAAAAATAGTCCTGGCATGGCAGGGATGGAGGATGAGTTGCGAGGAACCAGTGATTATTCTCCAAGCCACATTCCTCTCGGGTCAAATTATCAAGCTCAGCTGCCAGAATGGACTGGTGAGGCTTCTGAAAGTGAATCAAAGTGGTTGGGGTCCAGGATTTGGCCATTGGAAAAACCAGAGCACAGACATCTCATTGAGAGGGATCCTATTGGAAAGGGAAGACAAGAATCTTGCGGATGCCAAGTGCCAGGTTCTATAGAATGCGTCAGATTTCACATTTCTGAGAAAAGGTTAAGAGTTAAGCGGGAACTGGGGGCAGCTTTCTACCACTGGGAATTCAATCAGATGGGCGAGGAAGTTGGACTCCCTTGGACAGCAGAAGAAGGAAAGAAGTTCGAGGCCTTAGTAAAGTCAAATCCTCTATCTATTGGATTGCGTTTTTGGGATGAGATATATAGGACTTTTACTAAGAAGAGCAGGAGAGAATTGGTTAGCTACTATTTCAATGTCTTTCTCTTGCAGCGTAGAGGATACCAGAACAGGTTTACTCCAAACAACATTGATAGTGATGATGAAGAATTAGAGTCGGAATCAATGACTAACGGTTTTGGGAATGATGAACACAAGTCATCAAAATCAATCTTAAAATCCCCACACAAGCCACATGCAAAACACAG GAAAGAGGCATCGAGGCCTTTTTGA
- the LOC126632139 gene encoding ubiquitin-conjugating enzyme E2-23 kDa-like, whose translation MSSPSKRREMDLMKLMMSDYKVEMINDGMHEFYVDFHGPTDSIYQGGVWRIRVELPDAYPYKSPSIGFVNKIYHPNVDEMSGSVCLDVINQTWSPMFDLVNVFEVFLPQLLLYPNPSDPLNGEAAALMMRDRPAYEQRVKEFCLKYAKPEDIGAAPEEESSDEEMSDAESDSCDDQVAGQADP comes from the exons ATGTCTTCCCCAAGCAAACGCAGAGAGATGGACTTGATGAAACT GATGATGAGTGATTACAAGGTGGAAATGATCAATGATGGAATGCATGAATTCTATGTGGATTTCCATGGACCCACTGACA GTATTTATCAGGGAGGTGTGTGGAGGATAAGAGTTGAGCTACCAGATGCTTATCCCTATAAATCTCCCTCAATAGGCTTTGTCAATAAGATCTACCACCCAAATGTTGATGAGAT GTCGGGCTCAGTTTGTTTAGATGTTATCAATCAGACGTGGAGCCCCATGTTTG ATCTGGTAAACGTATTTGAAGTGTTCTTGCCACAGCTTCTGCTGTATCCCAATCCGTCTGACCCTTTAAACGGAGAGGCTGCAGCTTTGATGATGCGTGACCGACCTGCTTATGAACAAAGAGTTAAAG AATTCTGTCTGAAGTATGCCAAGCCTGAGGATATAGGAGCTGCCCCGGAAGAAGAATCAAGTGACGAGGAAATGAGTGATGCTGAATCTGATTCTTGTGATGATCAAGTGGCAGGTCAAGCCGATCCATAG
- the LOC126632149 gene encoding AT-rich interactive domain-containing protein 1-like isoform X1: protein MQKTPQKNTTPVLGLNSESMAGWSWLAEESALDCNKTPKEDPTDGSSADLEPPPKSPKRFVFDVPDKLRCWFDQFLGGFLKEICAQDLLRPLPPMISNGQRVDLLKLFWVVRRRGGFRVLSEIGVWDSVAEECGLGLSLGWAVKLVYVKYLYLLEKFIEKKDLEWSLASSDIDLGEHLMALQEELTEFFSDMSDQKLKDGGYPHVELSSKSFKDSNEVESAVADSDRLKISGVSEEFLDLDTMSVANVLNAGKFGNGNVPLSGCGMKYFVDLTNSMEDDDKLCDNNEVKSEMGESGRGKKNYDIGEEVMILDPSAVEEVNSFCKRKRESFGGSEVGELRRGKKNHSSDEHVMILDASTVEEKSPFCEAKQESLCMLNWVKMIAKDPCDPSVGSLPERSKWKFFGKEENWMQVLQAREAIFLKRNADSGPEQSNWQKNQRMHPSMYDDNFGSAYNLRERLRLEKKLLSDGRTPQSGPCSESSSASDLDKNSPGMAGMEDELRGTSDYSPSHIPLGSNYQAQLPEWTGEASESESKWLGSRIWPLEKPEHRHLIERDPIGKGRQESCGCQVPGSIECVRFHISEKRLRVKRELGAAFYHWEFNQMGEEVGLPWTAEEGKKFEALVKSNPLSIGLRFWDEIYRTFTKKSRRELVSYYFNVFLLQRRGYQNRFTPNNIDSDDEELESESMTNGFGNDEHKSSKSILKSPHKPHAKHRKEASRPF from the exons ATGCAAAAAACCCCTCAAAAAAATACAACACCAGTACTG GGTTTGAATTCGGAATCCATGGCAGGGTGGTCGTGGTTAGCGGAGGAGTCTGCTTTGGATTGCAACAAAACCCCGAAAGAGGACCCGACGGACGGCTCCTCGGCCGATCTTGAACCGCCTCCGAAATCTCCAAAACGGTTCGTTTTTGACGTGCCCGATAAGCTACGATGCTGGTTCGATCAGTTTCTTGGGGGTTTTCTGAAAGAGATCTGTGCCCAAGACCTGCTCCGGCCTTTGCCTCCGATGATCAGTAATGGGCAGCGGGTGGATTTGCTCAAGCTATTTTGGGTTGTAAGAAGGCGAGGTGGGTTTCGTGTTCTTTCAGAAATCGGGGTTTGGGATTCAGTGGCAGAAGAGTGTGGCTTGGGTTTGAGTCTTGGCTGGGCTGTGAAATTGGTTTATGTTAAGTATTTGTATTTGCTAGAGAAGTTTATAGAAAAGAAGGACTTGGAATGGAGTTTGGCTAGTAGTGATATTGATTTGGGTGAGCATTTGATGGCTTTGCAGGAGGAGTTAACAGAGTTCTTCTCAGATATGTCTGACCAAAAATTGAAAGACGGGGGTTACCCGCATGTTGAATTGTCATCTAAGAGTTTTAAAGATAGTAATGAGGTGGAAAGTGCAGTAGCAGATTCGGATAGGCTCAAGATAAGTGGTGTTAGTGAGGAATTTCTGGATTTGGATACGATGAGTGTGGCAAATGTTTTGAATGCTGGAAAATTTGGCAATGGTAATGTGCCTTTGTCAGGTTGTGGCATGAAATATTTTGTGGATTTGACGAATAGCATGGAGGATGATGACAAGTTGTGTGACAATAATGAGGTAAAAAGTGAGATGGGGGAATCGGGGAGAGGTAAGAAAAATTATGACATTGGTGAAGAAGTCATGATTTTGGATCCATCTGCTGTTGAAGAAGTGAACTCTTTCTGTAAAAGGAAGCGAGAGTCATTCGGTGGAAGTGAGGTGGGGGAATTGCGTAGAGGGAAGAAAAATCACAGTAGCGATGAACATGTAATGATTTTGGATGCCTCAACGGTTGAAGAAAAGAGTCCTTTTTGCGAAGCAAAGCAAGAATCACTGTGTATgctgaattgggttaaaatgaTTGCAAAGGATCCTTGTGATCCTTCAGTTGGTTCATTACCAGAGAGGTCAAAGTGGAAGTTCTTCGGGAAGGAGGAGAACTGGATGCAGGTTTTGCAGGCTCGAGAAGCTATCTTTCTGAAGAGGAATGCTGATTCAGGTCCTGAACAGTCTAACTGGCAG AAGAATCAGAGGATGCATCCAAGCATGTACGATGATAATTTTGGCTCCGCTTACAATCTTAGAGAGAGGCTAAGGTTGGAGAAGAAGCTTCTTTCAGACGGGAGAACACCACAATCAGGACCTTGTTCAGAGTCATCCTCGGCCAGTGACTTGGACAAAAATAGTCCTGGCATGGCAGGGATGGAGGATGAGTTGCGAGGAACCAGTGATTATTCTCCAAGCCACATTCCTCTCGGGTCAAATTATCAAGCTCAGCTGCCAGAATGGACTGGTGAGGCTTCTGAAAGTGAATCAAAGTGGTTGGGGTCCAGGATTTGGCCATTGGAAAAACCAGAGCACAGACATCTCATTGAGAGGGATCCTATTGGAAAGGGAAGACAAGAATCTTGCGGATGCCAAGTGCCAGGTTCTATAGAATGCGTCAGATTTCACATTTCTGAGAAAAGGTTAAGAGTTAAGCGGGAACTGGGGGCAGCTTTCTACCACTGGGAATTCAATCAGATGGGCGAGGAAGTTGGACTCCCTTGGACAGCAGAAGAAGGAAAGAAGTTCGAGGCCTTAGTAAAGTCAAATCCTCTATCTATTGGATTGCGTTTTTGGGATGAGATATATAGGACTTTTACTAAGAAGAGCAGGAGAGAATTGGTTAGCTACTATTTCAATGTCTTTCTCTTGCAGCGTAGAGGATACCAGAACAGGTTTACTCCAAACAACATTGATAGTGATGATGAAGAATTAGAGTCGGAATCAATGACTAACGGTTTTGGGAATGATGAACACAAGTCATCAAAATCAATCTTAAAATCCCCACACAAGCCACATGCAAAACACAG GAAAGAGGCATCGAGGCCTTTTTGA